Genomic window (Kribbella jejuensis):
AGGCGGGACTTTGCCGAGCGCCTCGATGTAGTCGGTCATCAGCCTGCGCAGGAACGGGCCGTTGGCGACCAGATTGTCGCAGGACAGGATCGTCAGCGGCTCGTCCCGCCGGGCGATCGCGGCCGCCAGCTGGCCGATCACCGTGCGCGGCGGGCGGCCGGTCAGGTCGGCCTGGATCTCCGGGTCGTCCAGGTTGAGCCCATCGCCCGCCGCCCGGTACCCCTTCTCGGTCACGGTCAGCGTCACCACCGAGACCGCCGGGTCCGCGATCCGCGCGACCACCGCTTCGGGGTCCTCGGGCGCCGTGAGAACGTCGCGGACGCTGCCGATCACCTGGATCGACGGCTCGCCGAGGCCGCGTTCGAGGACGGAGTACAGGCCGTCCTGGGGCGCGAGCTGGTCGCGGACCGTGGTCGAGCGCTGGCTCACCCCGGTGATCCCCCAGCGGGTCTCGCCGGTCGCGACCGCCGCGCGTTCGGTGACGACGGCCTGGTGGGCGCGGTGGAACGCGCCGATCCCGAGGTGCACGATGCCGACCGACAACGCGTTCGGGTCGACCGCCGGGGCGAGGGGCAGGTTGGTGAGGCTCAGCCTGTTCAAGCGGAACTACCTTTCGATCCGTGGGTTCTTCCGTCACCCGGGTCACGAGCCGGTCCGGTCGAGTCCCGGACGATCAGTTCCCCGTGCAGGTCCCGGTGTGCCGCAAAGGCGGCTGACGGGTCGTCGAGCATCGCGAGCAACAGTTCGACCGCGAGCCGGCCGGCCTCCTGCGTCGGCAGCCGGACCGTGGTCAGCGCCGGCCGGGCCATTCCCGACATCGCAATGTCGTCGACGCCGACGACGCTCAGGTCGCCGGGCACCGAGATGCCGCGGCTGTGCAGCCGGGCCAGCAAGCCGACCGCGACCAGGTCGTTGTACGCGACCACCGCGGTGGCACCCGTCGCGACCACCTGGTCCGCGGCCGCCATACCGCCCTCGTAGGTCGGGGCGAAGTTGCCGACCGGCACGAGCTGGGCGCCGAGCGCCTCGGCGGCGTTCCGGAGACCGAGGCCGCGGTGCTGCGTGGACCACGACGACGCCGGTCCGCCCACCCAGGCGATCCGACGGTGGCCGAGGGCAACAAGATGGGCGACGGACTGACGCATGCCGTCCTCGTTGTCGAAGTTGATCCCCGGCAGGCCCTCGGCGGCGCGGTTGACCAGCACCACGGTGGTCTCCTGGGCGATCGCCGCAAGCTCGGCGTCACCGGCACGCGGCGAGCACAGGACGACGCCGTCGACCTGCTTGGCCAGCGCCCGGACCAGCCCGGCCTCGACGCCCGGGTCCTCGTCGGTGTCCGCCACGAAGACCGCGACATCGTGGCGACGGGCGCGGGCCTGCACGCCCTTGGTCAGGCCGGCGAAGAACGGGTTGGCCAGATCCGGCACGACCAGTCCGATGGTCCCGGTCCGGCCGGTGATCAGCCCGCGCGCGGCGCGGTTCGGCTCGTACCCGAGCTGTTCGACGGCGGCCGCCACCCGGGCGCGGGTCGTCGCGTTCACCATCCCCGGCAGCGAGAGCGCCCGCGACACGGTCGACGGCGAGACGCCGGCCAACCGCGCCACATCCCGAATCGTCGCCGCCACGCTCACCTCCCGCACCAAGCACCGACCCCGCTCCCCTCCGTCCCGGGCGAAGCGAGGGTGAGGGTGAGCGGATCGAGTCTGCAATCGGTTGCAGCTTGTGTCAAGGACCGGGGTATTGTGCGGGCAGGCATGGACTGCAATCCTTTGCAGTGCTGTTTCACCAACCGCTCATCGGAGGACAGATGCCGAAGGCTTTGCAGCCCCATCCGGACCGAGCCCTGCCGGCCGGCCCGGCCCGTGACGTCGCACGCCGGATCCACGCCTCGACGAAGGACCTGCCGCTGCTCTGCCTGCACGGACACGTCGACATCGGGCTGTTCGCCACCGACGCACCGTTCGGCAACCCGGCCGACCTGCTCGTCGTCCCGGACCACTACGTGACCCGGATGCTGATCTCCCAGGGCGTCTCCCCTGACAAGCTGGGCCTTCCCCGCCGTCACGGTGAGCAGACCGCCCAGGCACAGCCGCGGGAGGTCTGGCGGGAGTTCTGCGCCAACTGGCACCTGTTCCTCGGTACGCCGAGCCGGTACTGGCTGGAGCACGAGTTCGCCGAGGTTCTCGGACTCGACGTCCACCCGTCCGCGGAGACCGCCGACGACCTGTACGACCGGATCATGGCCCGGATCGCCGAGCCCGGCTTCCGCCCGCGCGCGCTGCTCGACCGGTTCAACATCGAGCTGATCTCCACCACCGACGCGGCCACCGACGACCTCGCGCAGCACGCGAGCCTCGACCAGGAGCTGCCCGGCCGCGTGGTCCCGACGTTCCGCCCCGACGCTGTGGCCCACGTCGACCGGGACGGCTGGCCCGGCCTGATCGCGCAGCTCGGCAAGCTGGCCGACGTCGACACCACGACGTACGACGGCTTCCTGCAGGCACTGCGGCAACGCCGGCGGGCCTTCATCGCGGCCGGCGCGCGGGCCACCGATCACGGTCACCTGAGCGCGGCCGCCGTACCGCTGACCGACGCCGAGGCGGCCCGGATCTACGCGGGCGCGCTCAAGGGCGACGTCACGGCGCAGGACGCCCAGGCGTTCGCCGGGCACATGCTGTACCAGTTCGCGGTGATGTCGGCCGAGGACGGGTTGGTCATGCAGCTGCACCCCGGCGTACTGCGCGACCACGACCCGGCGATCTTCGCGACGTACGGGCCGGACCAGGGCCACGACATCCCGGTGGCGGCCGAGTTCACCCGCTCGCTGCGACCGTTGCTCGAGCGGTTCGGGCACGCCGAGGGCTTCCGGCTCGTGCTGTTCACCGTCGACGAGACCGTGTACAGCAGGGAGCTCGCGCCGCTCGCGGGCGTCTACCCGGCCGTACGGCTCGGGGCGCCGTGGTGGTTCCTGGACAGCCCGGACGGGATGCGCCGGTTCCGCGAGCTGGTCACCGAGACGGCCGGCTTCTACAACATGTCGGGCTTCGTCGACGACACCCGCGCGTACCTGTCGATCCCGGCCCGGCACGACCTGGCCCG
Coding sequences:
- a CDS encoding LacI family DNA-binding transcriptional regulator translates to MAATIRDVARLAGVSPSTVSRALSLPGMVNATTRARVAAAVEQLGYEPNRAARGLITGRTGTIGLVVPDLANPFFAGLTKGVQARARRHDVAVFVADTDEDPGVEAGLVRALAKQVDGVVLCSPRAGDAELAAIAQETTVVLVNRAAEGLPGINFDNEDGMRQSVAHLVALGHRRIAWVGGPASSWSTQHRGLGLRNAAEALGAQLVPVGNFAPTYEGGMAAADQVVATGATAVVAYNDLVAVGLLARLHSRGISVPGDLSVVGVDDIAMSGMARPALTTVRLPTQEAGRLAVELLLAMLDDPSAAFAAHRDLHGELIVRDSTGPARDPGDGRTHGSKGSSA
- the uxaC gene encoding glucuronate isomerase, with the translated sequence MPKALQPHPDRALPAGPARDVARRIHASTKDLPLLCLHGHVDIGLFATDAPFGNPADLLVVPDHYVTRMLISQGVSPDKLGLPRRHGEQTAQAQPREVWREFCANWHLFLGTPSRYWLEHEFAEVLGLDVHPSAETADDLYDRIMARIAEPGFRPRALLDRFNIELISTTDAATDDLAQHASLDQELPGRVVPTFRPDAVAHVDRDGWPGLIAQLGKLADVDTTTYDGFLQALRQRRRAFIAAGARATDHGHLSAAAVPLTDAEAARIYAGALKGDVTAQDAQAFAGHMLYQFAVMSAEDGLVMQLHPGVLRDHDPAIFATYGPDQGHDIPVAAEFTRSLRPLLERFGHAEGFRLVLFTVDETVYSRELAPLAGVYPAVRLGAPWWFLDSPDGMRRFRELVTETAGFYNMSGFVDDTRAYLSIPARHDLARRIDAGYLANLVVQHRLDEDDALQVAKALAYDLAKDTYLS